A window of the Gossypium arboreum isolate Shixiya-1 chromosome 2, ASM2569848v2, whole genome shotgun sequence genome harbors these coding sequences:
- the LOC108461684 gene encoding uncharacterized protein LOC108461684: MSHRNHYSMLNILFDKCMFLQRNNDEIVLDFNPTIGTKIAQFKISRVHQTSVARTRLNGCHTQDMCPILPKLVLGFEEEAVAVADQKKKVKAVRLTKERRRRRTSGGGEEMKKRN; this comes from the exons AT GTCGCACCGTAATCATTACTCTATGCTCAACATACTTTTTGACAAGTGCATGTTCTTACAAAGAAACAATGACGAGATTGTCTTGGATTTTAACCCAACCATAGGAACCAAAATTGCACAATTTAAG ATATCACGTGTTCATCAAACCTCCGTTGCTCGGACTCGCCTGAACGGCTGCCACACACAGGATATGTGTCCGATCCTTCCGAAACTGGTAttaggttttgaagaagaagcgGTGGCGGTGGCCGATCAGAAGAAAAAAGTTAAAGCTGTACGGCTGACAAAagagaggagaagaagaagaaccaGCGGCGGCGGGGaagaaatgaagaaaagaaaCTAG
- the LOC108461683 gene encoding uncharacterized protein LOC108461683 isoform X2 yields the protein MVKSKQRQLGLKHSNKKNARGGRLGFSYPNFELDLLGEDGWVVVKKQRVTILIPPLPSSKKSKMANQGPGQLQGQKKEDVQKFPKSTPLAHKMGMEIARQQISTSPTFPALGPGVEEPKKPGSMILNRRLRVSNLERKLQQAGGLTRWLKSLGLDQFVRIFQAKSINKFQLVNLNMQKLKDMGADAVGPRRKLIHAIDCVCQPLCFKA from the exons ATGGTGAAATCAAAGCAAAGACAGCTCGGATTGAAGcattcaaacaaaaaaaatgctCGAGGTGGCCGCTTAGGCTTTTCATATCCCAACTTTGAATTGGATCTGCTTGGAGAAGATGGTTGGGTCGTAGTTAAAAAGCAGAGAGTCACCATTCTTATACCTCCATTACCTTCCTCTAAGAAATCAAAAATGGCAAACCAAGGACCTGGTCAATTACAAGGCCAGAAAAAGGAGGATGTTCAAAAGTTTCCTAAATCCACTCCATTGGCTCATAAAATGGGTATGGAAATTGCTAGACAACAAATTTCAACTTCACCCACGTTTCCAGCTCTGGGTCCTGGAGTGGAGGAACCAAAGAAACCTG GGAGCATGATACTGAATCGAAGGCTAAGGGTTTCAAATCTTGAGAGAAAGCTTCAACAAGCTGGTGGCCTTACCAGGTGGTTGAAATCACTAGGATTAGATCAGTTTGTAAGGATATTTCAAGCAAAAAGTATCAATAAATTCCAGTTAGTGAATCTAAATATGCAAAAGCTAAAGGATATGGGTGCAGATGCAGTAGGTCCAAGGAGAAAACTGATTCATGCTATTGACTGTGTTTGTCAGCCGCTTTGTTTCAAGGCCTGA
- the LOC108461683 gene encoding uncharacterized protein LOC108461683 isoform X3: protein MVKSKQRQLGLKHSNKKNARGGRLGFSYPNFELDLLGEDGWVVVKKQRVTILIPPLPSSKKSKMANQGPGQLQGQKKEDVQKFPKSTPLAHKMGSMILNRRLRVSNLERKLQQAGGLTRWLKSLGLDQFVRIFQAKSINKFQLVNLNMQKLKDMGADAVGPRRKLIHAIDCVCQPLCFKA, encoded by the exons ATGGTGAAATCAAAGCAAAGACAGCTCGGATTGAAGcattcaaacaaaaaaaatgctCGAGGTGGCCGCTTAGGCTTTTCATATCCCAACTTTGAATTGGATCTGCTTGGAGAAGATGGTTGGGTCGTAGTTAAAAAGCAGAGAGTCACCATTCTTATACCTCCATTACCTTCCTCTAAGAAATCAAAAATGGCAAACCAAGGACCTGGTCAATTACAAGGCCAGAAAAAGGAGGATGTTCAAAAGTTTCCTAAATCCACTCCATTGGCTCATAAAATGG GGAGCATGATACTGAATCGAAGGCTAAGGGTTTCAAATCTTGAGAGAAAGCTTCAACAAGCTGGTGGCCTTACCAGGTGGTTGAAATCACTAGGATTAGATCAGTTTGTAAGGATATTTCAAGCAAAAAGTATCAATAAATTCCAGTTAGTGAATCTAAATATGCAAAAGCTAAAGGATATGGGTGCAGATGCAGTAGGTCCAAGGAGAAAACTGATTCATGCTATTGACTGTGTTTGTCAGCCGCTTTGTTTCAAGGCCTGA
- the LOC108461683 gene encoding uncharacterized protein LOC108461683 isoform X1 has protein sequence MVKSKQRQLGLKHSNKKNARGGRLGFSYPNFELDLLGEDGWVVVKKQRVTILIPPLPSSKKSKMANQGPGQLQGQKKEDVQKFPKSTPLAHKMGMEIARQQISTSPTFPALGPGVEEPKKPGGVVALKSHNKILKSVRSMHCPNAAFSGSMILNRRLRVSNLERKLQQAGGLTRWLKSLGLDQFVRIFQAKSINKFQLVNLNMQKLKDMGADAVGPRRKLIHAIDCVCQPLCFKA, from the coding sequence ATGGTGAAATCAAAGCAAAGACAGCTCGGATTGAAGcattcaaacaaaaaaaatgctCGAGGTGGCCGCTTAGGCTTTTCATATCCCAACTTTGAATTGGATCTGCTTGGAGAAGATGGTTGGGTCGTAGTTAAAAAGCAGAGAGTCACCATTCTTATACCTCCATTACCTTCCTCTAAGAAATCAAAAATGGCAAACCAAGGACCTGGTCAATTACAAGGCCAGAAAAAGGAGGATGTTCAAAAGTTTCCTAAATCCACTCCATTGGCTCATAAAATGGGTATGGAAATTGCTAGACAACAAATTTCAACTTCACCCACGTTTCCAGCTCTGGGTCCTGGAGTGGAGGAACCAAAGAAACCTGGTGGAGTGGTTGCTTTGAAATCTCATAATAAAATTCTCAAGAGTGTAAGATCAATGCATTGTCCTAATGCTGCTTTTTCAGGGAGCATGATACTGAATCGAAGGCTAAGGGTTTCAAATCTTGAGAGAAAGCTTCAACAAGCTGGTGGCCTTACCAGGTGGTTGAAATCACTAGGATTAGATCAGTTTGTAAGGATATTTCAAGCAAAAAGTATCAATAAATTCCAGTTAGTGAATCTAAATATGCAAAAGCTAAAGGATATGGGTGCAGATGCAGTAGGTCCAAGGAGAAAACTGATTCATGCTATTGACTGTGTTTGTCAGCCGCTTTGTTTCAAGGCCTGA
- the LOC108462917 gene encoding amino acid transporter ANT1: MVKNSEIIPLINPSPSSSTTEGTASKFQTIGNIIVSIVGTGVLGLPFAFRVAGWLAGSLGVILAGFATFYCMLLLVQCRDKSASENKLQGTITYGDLGYICMGKPGRYLTEFLIFISQCGGSVAYLVFIGQNLVSVFKGQTFSVASYIFLLVPIEIALSWIGSLSAFAPFSIFADICNVLAMGFVVKEDIERAIGGGFSFRDRKAIADNLGGLPFAGGMAVFCFEGFGMTLALEQSMKERNTFPKVLGMAFTWITLMYVLFGSFGYLAYGDETKDIITINLPNNWTATAVQIGLCLGLVFTFPIMVHPVNEILEGKLKKIIWFQKLNNNDAENSITGLGKLGTYTSRAVLIIGLAVLASYVPGFAIFASFVGSTVCALISFVLPASFHLTLLGSSLSLWQKALDCCVLLCGLIFAAYGTYNTIVGI, translated from the exons atggtgaaaaattctgaaataatTCCTTTAATTAATCCATCACCATCATCATCAACAACAGAAGGAACAGCATCCAAATTTCAGACTATAGGCAACATCATAGTCTCAATAGTTGGAACCGGCGTTTTAGGCCTCCCTTTTGCTTTTCGGGTTGCCGGTTGGCTCGCTGGATCCCTAGGTGTTATCCTTGCTGGCTTTGCTACTTTCTACTGCATGCTCCTTCTG GTTCAGTGCAGGGATAAATCAGCATCAGAAAATAAACTACAAGGGACAATAACATATGGTGATTTGGGTTACATTTGCATGGGAAAACCAGGCAGATACTTGACtgaatttctcattttcatctcTCAATGTGGAGGATCTGTAGCATACTTGGTATTCATTGGTCAAAACCTTGTATCAGTTTTCAAGGGTCAAACCTTCAGTGTTGCATCTTACATATTCTTGTTAGTCCCAATTGAGATTGCATTGTCATGGATTGGATCCCTTTCAGCTTTTGCCCCTTTCAGCATTTTTGCCGATATATGCAATGTGTTGGCAATGGGATTTGTTGTTAAAGAAGATATAGAACGTGCAATCGGGGGAGGCTTTTCATTTCGGGACCGGAAAGCCATCGCTGATAACTTGGGAGGGTTGCCGTTTGCAGGAGGGATGGCAGTGTTCTGTTTCGAAGGGTTCGGAATGACATTGGCTCTGGAGCAATCAATGAAAGAGAGGAACACATTCCCTAAGGTGTTAGGCATGGCATTTACTTGGATTACACTTATGTATGTTCTGTTTGGGAGTTTCGGTTATTTAGCTTATGGTGATGAAACAAAAGATATCATAACAATAAATCTTCCTAACAATTGGACAGCCACTGCAGTCCAG ATTGGCTTATGCCTAGGGCTCGTATTTACGTTCCCCATCATGGTTCACCCCGTTAACGAAATCTTGGAAGGGAAGTTGAAGAAAATTATATGGTTTCAGAAGCTCAACAACAATGATGCTGAAAATTCAATTACAGGATTAGGCAAGCTAGGAACATACACCAGCAGGGCGGTTCTAATAATCGGTTTAGCGGTTTTGGCATCATATGTTCCGGGGTTTGCTATATTTGCGTCGTTTGTTGGGAGTACTGTATGTGCATTGATCTCGTTCGTTTTGCCCGCCTCATTTCACTTAACTTTGTTGGGATCATCTTTGAGTTTGTGGCAGAAAGCCTTAGATTGTTGCGTCCTATTGTGTGGATTGATTTTTGCAGCTTATGGTACATATAACACCATAGTTGGAATctga
- the LOC108461231 gene encoding myosin-binding protein 7 isoform X1, with protein MESEIFSPPRGLLKCCNCSCTTCALIGAPSNTWFRSVKRKYDEFETGNRFYVPGVDIFSNARVQIENECSALRETVSSQQATIQDLFTDLEEERSASSTAATEAMSMILKLQSEKAEIEMEARQFKRFAEEKIAHDQQEIMILEDLLYKREQTIQALTCQAQAYKHRMMSYGFTESEVEGEKDEQLWHPSVAEDFNAEAEVDLPAYDYPPLKCNLNENPGNDVEEVEDVEDVEKYAFGETPRAREHLRNLEERISQMESIPSSNQLDGETPGTRNVFEKVVVGHSPRRPRHSRKFSMDSTNSFISREMGSEFISDSPRFNFGSPRFNTSFKKMELVSEMDEISSTRRMDNASEVGDDMSDRVYTIDSVHNGVPYNGTADHKSGFGISDNYASTPREAFNLPDVCDPDIKKLYMRLQNLEADRESMRQALLSMRTDKAQLVLLKEIAQHLCKEMPPERQVTVGKPSMLGGLFKWVASSVSWSRRARRSKYLYGLSPNNVGLLMLLDKGPRLRQWRCLSSTQV; from the exons ATGGAGTCAGAAATATTTTCACCTCCAAGAGGTTTGTTAAAATGTTGTAATTGCAGTTGTACTACCTGTGCTTTAATTGGAGCTCCTTCGAATACTTGGTTCCGGTCTGTGAAACGAAAATATGATGAGTTTGAGACTGGAAACAGGTTTTATGTTCCGGGGGTTGATATTTTTTCCAATGCCCGAGTCCAAATTGAGAATGAATGTTCTGCCTTGCGGGAGACCGTTAGCAGCCAACAAGCGACAATACAGGACTTGTTTACAGATTTGGAGGAAGAGAGAAGTGCCTCGTCTACGGCTGCAACTGAGGCTATGTCAATGATATTGAAGTTGCAGAGCGAGAAGGCAGAGATTGAAATGGAGGCCAGGCAATTCAAGCGTTTTGCCGAGGAGAAAATTGCTCATGACCAACAGGAGATAATGATTTTGGAGGATCTGTTGTATAAGAGGGAGCAGACAATTCAAGCTCTAACATGTCAAGCCCAGGCATACAAGCATAGGATGATGAGTTATGGGTTTACAGAGTCAGAGGTTGAAGGTGAGAAGGATGAACAGCTTTGGCATCCAAGTGTTGCTGAGGACTTCAATGCCGAAGCCGAAGTTGATCTTCCTGCATATGATTATCCACCTCTTAAGTGCAATTTGAATGAGAATCCTGGTAATGATGTGGAAGAAGTTGAAGATGTTGAAGACGTGGAAAAATATGCATTTGGTGAGACCCCTCGTGCCCGAGAACACTTGAGGAATCTGGAAGAAAGGATCTCCCAAATGGAGAGTATTCCCAGCAGCAATCAGCTGGATGGAGAGACTCCTGGAACAAGGAATGTTTTCGAGAAGGTGGTAGTCGGACACTCTCCTAGGCGACCAAGACATTCAAGGAAGTTTTCAATGGATAGTACAAATTCGTTCATTTCTAGGGAGATGGGTTCAGAGTTTATCAGTGACTCTCCTAGGTTTAACTTTGGTTCTCCCAGGTTTAATACCAGCTTCAAGAAGATGGAATTAGTTTCCGAAATGGATGAGATTTCTAGCACAAGAAGAATGGATAATGCTTCAGAAGTTGGAGATGATATGAGTGATAGAGTATATACTATTGATTCTGTCCATAATGGAGTGCCATATAATGGAACTGCTGATCACAAATCTGGATTTGGAATTTCTGATAATTATGCATCCACTCCAAGGGAGGCATTTAATCTACCAGATGTTTGTGATCCTGATATCAAGAAGCTCTACATGAGGCTTCAGAACCTTGAGGCTGACAGGGAATCGATGAGACAAGCATTATTATCGATGCGAACTGACAAAGCACAGTTGGTCCTACTGAAAGAAATAGCTCAACATTTGTGCAAGGAAATGCCACCAGAAAGACAAGTGACTGTGGGGAAGCCATCTATGCTTGGAGGCCTCTTCAAG TGGGTTGCATCTTCAGTTTCCTGGAGTCGGAGAGCTCGCCGAAGCAA GTACCTGTATGGATTATCACCAAACAATGTCGGGTTGCTAATGCTTCTAGACAAGGGCCCTCGACTGAGGCAATGGAGATGCCTTTCAAGCACACAAGTGTGA
- the LOC108461231 gene encoding myosin-binding protein 7 isoform X2 produces the protein MSMILKLQSEKAEIEMEARQFKRFAEEKIAHDQQEIMILEDLLYKREQTIQALTCQAQAYKHRMMSYGFTESEVEGEKDEQLWHPSVAEDFNAEAEVDLPAYDYPPLKCNLNENPGNDVEEVEDVEDVEKYAFGETPRAREHLRNLEERISQMESIPSSNQLDGETPGTRNVFEKVVVGHSPRRPRHSRKFSMDSTNSFISREMGSEFISDSPRFNFGSPRFNTSFKKMELVSEMDEISSTRRMDNASEVGDDMSDRVYTIDSVHNGVPYNGTADHKSGFGISDNYASTPREAFNLPDVCDPDIKKLYMRLQNLEADRESMRQALLSMRTDKAQLVLLKEIAQHLCKEMPPERQVTVGKPSMLGGLFKWVASSVSWSRRARRSKYLYGLSPNNVGLLMLLDKGPRLRQWRCLSSTQV, from the exons ATGTCAATGATATTGAAGTTGCAGAGCGAGAAGGCAGAGATTGAAATGGAGGCCAGGCAATTCAAGCGTTTTGCCGAGGAGAAAATTGCTCATGACCAACAGGAGATAATGATTTTGGAGGATCTGTTGTATAAGAGGGAGCAGACAATTCAAGCTCTAACATGTCAAGCCCAGGCATACAAGCATAGGATGATGAGTTATGGGTTTACAGAGTCAGAGGTTGAAGGTGAGAAGGATGAACAGCTTTGGCATCCAAGTGTTGCTGAGGACTTCAATGCCGAAGCCGAAGTTGATCTTCCTGCATATGATTATCCACCTCTTAAGTGCAATTTGAATGAGAATCCTGGTAATGATGTGGAAGAAGTTGAAGATGTTGAAGACGTGGAAAAATATGCATTTGGTGAGACCCCTCGTGCCCGAGAACACTTGAGGAATCTGGAAGAAAGGATCTCCCAAATGGAGAGTATTCCCAGCAGCAATCAGCTGGATGGAGAGACTCCTGGAACAAGGAATGTTTTCGAGAAGGTGGTAGTCGGACACTCTCCTAGGCGACCAAGACATTCAAGGAAGTTTTCAATGGATAGTACAAATTCGTTCATTTCTAGGGAGATGGGTTCAGAGTTTATCAGTGACTCTCCTAGGTTTAACTTTGGTTCTCCCAGGTTTAATACCAGCTTCAAGAAGATGGAATTAGTTTCCGAAATGGATGAGATTTCTAGCACAAGAAGAATGGATAATGCTTCAGAAGTTGGAGATGATATGAGTGATAGAGTATATACTATTGATTCTGTCCATAATGGAGTGCCATATAATGGAACTGCTGATCACAAATCTGGATTTGGAATTTCTGATAATTATGCATCCACTCCAAGGGAGGCATTTAATCTACCAGATGTTTGTGATCCTGATATCAAGAAGCTCTACATGAGGCTTCAGAACCTTGAGGCTGACAGGGAATCGATGAGACAAGCATTATTATCGATGCGAACTGACAAAGCACAGTTGGTCCTACTGAAAGAAATAGCTCAACATTTGTGCAAGGAAATGCCACCAGAAAGACAAGTGACTGTGGGGAAGCCATCTATGCTTGGAGGCCTCTTCAAG TGGGTTGCATCTTCAGTTTCCTGGAGTCGGAGAGCTCGCCGAAGCAA GTACCTGTATGGATTATCACCAAACAATGTCGGGTTGCTAATGCTTCTAGACAAGGGCCCTCGACTGAGGCAATGGAGATGCCTTTCAAGCACACAAGTGTGA